One Deinococcus psychrotolerans genomic window, CCGGTCGTTTCCTATGACCGCCTCATCGAAGATCCCTGGGCCTTTTACATCTCGTTTGACAACAAAGAAGTCGGCAGGTTGCAAGCCCGCATGATCTTGGGCGTCAAGCCTAAAGGCAATTACGCCTTCATCAAGGGCAGCCCCAGCGATCCCAATGCCGCGCTGCTCTACGCCGGGCAACTCGAAGTGCTGGACAAGGCCATCAAGTCCGGCGCGATCAAGAATGTGGGCAATCAGTTTACCGAGGGCTGGAAGCCGGAAGTTGCCCAGACCAACATGGAGCAGATCCTGACCGCCAATCAGAACAAGGTGGACGCGGTGGTGGCCTCCAACGACGGCACGGCGGGCGGAGCAGTGGCGGCCCTGGCCAGCGTCGGCTTGGCGGGCAAAGTGCCGATCTCCGGCCAAGACGCCGACAAAGCGGCGCTCAACCGCATTGCCAGAGGGCTGCAAACCGGCACGGTCTGGAAGGACTCGCGCACGCTCGGCACCGAAGCGGCCAAAATCGCGGTGCAACTGGCGAATGGAGCCAAGCTCAGCGCAGTGATGGGCAGCGGCACCTTCAACGGCGGCCCCAAGAAAGTCACCGTGAACAGCATCCTGCTCAAGCCGGTGGTCATTACCCGCAGCAACCTGGGCACGCTGATTACGGCCAAGTGGGCAACCAAGGCCGAAATCTGCAACGGTGTGACCGGTACAGCCGCGCCCGTCGCCTGCAAATAAACGGCGCTTGACGTTCTGGGGAAAGAGGCCGTCCACGCGCCTCTTTCCCTTTTCTTCATTCCCTCTTTTGGAGACTTTATGCAGAGTATCAAGACCACTGCCGCGCCGCCCAAGCGCCTGATGTCCCAGTTGGGCCTGGACGCACGGCTGGTGTTTATGGTGGCGGCCATCGCCGGAATCTGGCTCGCCTTTCATCTGCTGACCGGCGGCATTTTTTTGACGGCCCGCAATTTATGGAACCTCTCGGTGCAGACCGCTTCGGTGGGCGTGATGGTCAGCGGCATGGTGCTGGTGATTGTGATGCGCAATATCGATTTGTCGATCGGCTCAATTCTGGGGTTTACCGGCATGTTCATGGCCGTCATCAACACCCAGCTCTTTAGCCAGAACACCTGGTGGGCCGCGCTGCTGACCTTGCTGCTGGGTCTGCTGCTCGGCGTGCTGGTGGGCGTGATTCAGGGCACCTGGGTCGCGGTTTTGGGGGTGCCGTCATTTATCGTCACGCTGGGCGGCCTGCTGATCTTCCGGGGCGGGGCTTGGCTGCTGACCAGCGGCCAGACCGTCGCGCCGCTGAGCGAGAGCTTTCAGATTCTGGGCGGCGGCCTCAACGGTTCTATCGGCGGTTTATGGAGCTGGATCGTGGGCGTGGCGATCATGGCGGCCATCCTGTTGGCCGATCTGCGGGTCTATCAGCAGCGGGCGCGGCGCGGGCTGCCCAACCGCTCAGTGCCGCTTCAAGCGCTGCTGACCGGGGCGAGCCTCCTGCTGGTGCTGGCCTTCGTGCTGGTGATGAACAGCTACCCCGATCCGCGCAGCGGGCTGCCACGCGGCATTCCGGTGCCGGTGCTGCTGATGCTGGGGGTGACGGCCATCATGATGTGGGTGGTGCGGGCCACCCGTTTTGGCCGCTACGTGTTCGCCTACGGCGGCAACCCCGAAGCGGCGCGGCTGGCCGGCATCAACACCAAACGCCTGACCATCATGGTGTTCGGCTTGATGGGGCTGCTGGCCGCCCTCGCCGGAGCCATTCAGACCGCCCGCCTCAACGCCGGAACCAACTCCACCGGCACGCTGGCCGAGCTGAGCGTCATCGCCGCAGCCGTCATCGGCGGCACCTCGCTCTCGGGCGGCACCGGCAGCATTCCCGGCGCATTTTTGGGGGCCATTTTGATGGCGAGTCTCATTAACGGCATGTTGCTCCTCGACCTCCCCAGCGCTTGGCAAAACGTGGTGCAGGGCCTGGTGCTGATGTTGGCGGTCACGCTGGACGTGCTGGTTCAAAAGCGGCGGGCCAAATGAGCATGGCGACTCAAGCGCCACTGATCGAGACGCGCGGCATCTCCAAGAGCTTCGGCGGCATTCACGCGCTCCAAGACGTGAGCGTAGCGCTGGCCCCCGGCGAAGTGCTGGGCCTGCTGGGCCACAACGGCGCGGGCAAATCCACCCTTATCAAAATGCTTTCGGGGGCCTACACGCCCGACGCCGGACAGATTTTGATGAACGGCCAAGAAGTGCGCCTGAGCAGTCCGCGCACCGCTCAGAACTTGGGCATCGAGACGATTTACCAGAATCTGGCGCTGGCCGACAATCTGGACGTGGCCGCCAACATCTTCTTGGGCCGCGAACTGCTGCGCGGCGGAACGCTGGATGAAGACACCATGGAACTCGAATCGCGCAAGGTGCTTGACCGCCTCAAGGTCAACTTGCCCGATCTCAAGAAGCCGGTCTTTAATTTTTCCGGCGGGCAGCGCCAGTGCATCGCCATCAGCCGGGCCATTTATTTCAAGGCCAAAGTGCTGATTATGGACGAGCCGACCGCCGCGCTGGGGCCGCAGGAAACCGCACAGGTCAATGAACTGATCCAGTCGCTCAAACAGGAGGGCGTGGGCATTTTCCTGATCAGCCACGACCTGCACGACGTCTTTGATCTGGCTGACCGCGTGACGGTCATGAAAAACGGCCAGGTGGTCGGCAGCGCCCTGACCTCGCAGATTACCCAAGACGAAGTGCTGGAAATGATCATTGCCGGAAAGTTGCCGCGCCGCGAGGTACTGACGCCCTAGCGCAAATTTTCTTTTCGTTCGAGCCAGATTTCAGTTTGAAGCCAGCCAATTTAAAGCCAGGCAGAAAGCCGCCCAGTTTGCATCAAGGAGACACATGACCGAATTCACCCCCACCCCCGCAGATCAGTTCACCTTCGGCCTCTGGACGGTCGGCAGCATTGGCCGTGA contains:
- the xylF gene encoding D-xylose ABC transporter substrate-binding protein; the protein is MKRLGILSAVLGLSLLASSATAQKQVVVGVSWSNFQEERWKTDEAAIKTQLDKMGAKYLSADAQSSNEKQLSDIESLVTRGATVLIVLAQDSEAVLPAITKAKADGIPVVSYDRLIEDPWAFYISFDNKEVGRLQARMILGVKPKGNYAFIKGSPSDPNAALLYAGQLEVLDKAIKSGAIKNVGNQFTEGWKPEVAQTNMEQILTANQNKVDAVVASNDGTAGGAVAALASVGLAGKVPISGQDADKAALNRIARGLQTGTVWKDSRTLGTEAAKIAVQLANGAKLSAVMGSGTFNGGPKKVTVNSILLKPVVITRSNLGTLITAKWATKAEICNGVTGTAAPVACK
- a CDS encoding sugar ABC transporter permease; translation: MQSIKTTAAPPKRLMSQLGLDARLVFMVAAIAGIWLAFHLLTGGIFLTARNLWNLSVQTASVGVMVSGMVLVIVMRNIDLSIGSILGFTGMFMAVINTQLFSQNTWWAALLTLLLGLLLGVLVGVIQGTWVAVLGVPSFIVTLGGLLIFRGGAWLLTSGQTVAPLSESFQILGGGLNGSIGGLWSWIVGVAIMAAILLADLRVYQQRARRGLPNRSVPLQALLTGASLLLVLAFVLVMNSYPDPRSGLPRGIPVPVLLMLGVTAIMMWVVRATRFGRYVFAYGGNPEAARLAGINTKRLTIMVFGLMGLLAALAGAIQTARLNAGTNSTGTLAELSVIAAAVIGGTSLSGGTGSIPGAFLGAILMASLINGMLLLDLPSAWQNVVQGLVLMLAVTLDVLVQKRRAK
- a CDS encoding ATP-binding cassette domain-containing protein, whose protein sequence is MATQAPLIETRGISKSFGGIHALQDVSVALAPGEVLGLLGHNGAGKSTLIKMLSGAYTPDAGQILMNGQEVRLSSPRTAQNLGIETIYQNLALADNLDVAANIFLGRELLRGGTLDEDTMELESRKVLDRLKVNLPDLKKPVFNFSGGQRQCIAISRAIYFKAKVLIMDEPTAALGPQETAQVNELIQSLKQEGVGIFLISHDLHDVFDLADRVTVMKNGQVVGSALTSQITQDEVLEMIIAGKLPRREVLTP